The DNA region TCAGCTCACTGCTGCCCAGGAAATTGACTTGCGTGTGCGTGCCGGTGGCTGCGGCAAATTCAAGCGTGGCGGCGCTGCCGAGTTGGAAGAGGCCGGTGCTGCTTGGATCAAGAGCCGTCGACACGTCGAGCGAGCCGGCGATGCCGATTGTGCCGTTTAGGATATTCGCGCCATTGAGCGTCCAGCTCGCGCCGGCATCGACGGCAAGGACCTGGAAATTGTTGAACGAGCCGGTGCCCACTCCGCCGATCGTGCCGGTGCCGCTGGCGAGCTCTAGCGTGTTCGTGCCGGTGCCGCCGCCGACCCTGCCGACGAACACCGCGCCGGGATCAACCACGAGCCGATTGGTGGCGCTCCCCGCGAAGTCGATGGCGTAAGTCCCGCCCGAAATCGTGCCGGCATTCGTCACCGTGCCGGAACCGCCCGTGAGGAAGACGCCGAAGGCGCTGCCCGAGATGGTCGCGCCGGCAAGGTTCGTGATGCTGCCGCCGCTCTCGAGATCGGCGCCGGCGCCAGCCGTCGCGCTGATGCTGCCGGCATTGCTGAGCGTTCCGGCCCCCCCTTGCACAAAAACGCCAGCGATCTGGCCCGAGATGGAGGCTGAGGCGGCGTTCGTGACGCTGCCGCCGGCCTCGAGACCGACACCATGGGAACCCGAGATGCTGCCGCTGTTGCTCAGCGTCCCGAGAGCGCCAGTGGTGAAGACGCCGAACGCTGCGCCCGAGATCGAGCCGCCCGAATTGTTCGTGATGCTGCCCCCACCCGAGAGGTCGACGCCCGCGCCACTCGTTCCCGCCGCACTGATGCTGCCGCTGTTGATGACCGTCCCTGACGCTCCCGTTCCGACATAGACACCAACGCTGCCGCCCTTGATCGATGCGCCTGCGCTGTTAGTGACGCTGCCACCTTTGACCAGCTCGACGCCGCCGTATTTCACGCTCGCAATGCTGCCAGTATTCGTGATGGTGCCGCCGGCTCCGGTGATGAAGACCCCGAACGAATTGCCGGAGACGGACCCGGTCGAATTGTTCGTGACGCTGCCGCCATCGGCGAGATCGATACCGGCGCTGCCTGTCCCGCTGGCGCTGATGCTGCCGCTGTTGGTGACCGTGCCTGCGGCTCGGTATTTGACATAGACGCCAATGCTGGCACCCGAAATGGAAGCGCCGGCGGCGTTCGTGACCATGCCGCCGAGCCCCAGAACGACCCCGTCATAGGTCGCGCCCGAGATGCTGCCGTAGTTCGCAAGCGTGGTGAAGCTGCCCTCCAGAAAGGCGCCGAATTTGTGGCCCGTGATGGTCCCTGTCGAAGCGTTCGTGACGCTGCCGCCGTTCATCAGATAGACGCCGGTGCCGTCCGTCCCTGTCCCCGTGATATGGCCCGCATTCGTGAGCGTCCCGGCCTGGCCCTGGAAAAAGACGCCAGCGCCCAGTGCCGAGATGGATCCGGTGGCGGCGTTCGACAGACTGCCGCCGCCCGCCATCAGCACCCCGTGATGATTGGGTCCCGCAATGTTGCCCGCATTCGTGACCGTTCCGCTGCCGCCGGTGATGAAAATGCCGGCCCCGAGGGTGCCGAGGCCCGTAATGGAAGCGCCCGAGGCGTTCGTTACGCTGCCGCCGGCGAAGAGAGCGACGCCGTCGTCGACCGTCGCGAGGATGGTGCCGGAGTTCGCGACCGTCCCGATGGCGCCTTGGATGATGACGCCGTCCTCACCGCCCGTGATCGAGCTGGTGTTGGTCACCAGGCCCCCGGCTCCAAAGCCGACGCCATAGGCCACGCCGGAGATCGTGCTGTGGTTCGTCACCGTACCCGCAGCGCCCGTGATGTAGACGCCCGCACCGGAACTTAATCCAACTCCAAGGGCGCCGAGGCCCGAGATGGACCCGCCGACGTTGTTCGTCACGCTGCCCCCGGCGTGGAGCGCAAGAGCATCCTTGCCCGAAATCGAGCCGGTGTTGCCGATGATGCCGCTGCTGGCCAGCGATACGCCATTGCCGCCGGTGGCGGAAGCGGAGACCACGCCGGCATTCGAGATGGTCCAGGTGGTGCCGGTTCCCCCGTCGATGCCGTCGGCAGCCCCCGTCGAGGTCACCGTGCCCGTGCTGGTGATGTAGAGAGGATTGTCGGCCGTGCCCAGGACCACCGGACCGATCGTGCTGCTGTTGATCGTTTTCGACATCGGGCGTCTCCTTAATCGTCAGCCGGCGGCAATCGCGGTCACAACCGGTTTAGGTCGCAGCCGGGTCGGTCCATTACTGGTTTGAGGATCGGTATGACCGGTTCCAGATGCTTCCGGTAATGGCCGCAACGGAACCGAGATCGGCCGTACAACTTCCACGTCACTTGCGCGGCCGCCTCGGCGCCACGCCTCACGGATTTCCCAGTCAGATATGAGTCGATAAAGCTATCGGCCCCGGTAACCAGACCTTTGCGACTTCGACAATCCACCTTCACTCCCCCGGATTAACAGTATTTTGGCACAGATATCGAAGTGTAGTTCCCAAACTTGTCGCCAATATCCACTACTCCAACATTTGGTTGAAGTGTCCGGAGCCTCACGCCTCCGGACTTTTCTGGCTAGGCCGCAGCGACGACTTCAAACGCTGGTGGCTGGTCGTCCCAATTGAGCTCCTGCGCCTGTTGGAAATCCTGAACCCGTCCAACATCCAGCCAAAGCCCGTTGTGATTGAAGGTATGAACGGGTATGCCTCGCTCCATGACGCAGAGCATGAGGTCATCGAAGCCGAACGCAACGCCCGAGGGAATGTAGTCAAGCACTTGAGGTTCCATGCAATAGATCCCCATGCTCACCAGTTGGGAAAGGATCGGCTTTTCCCTGAACTGAGTGACGCGACCGGCTGTACCTTCGATCACGCCGTAATCCATCTTGGTAGTCCTGGTGGCAGTGGCTATCGTCAAGGCGCTGCTTCGTTCGCGATGGTACGTCGTGAAGGCGTTGAAGTGGAGATCTGTCAGAATATCGCCGTTGATGACCAGGAAGGTGCTGTCTAACTGGTCGCGCAACAGGCTCAAGGGGCCAATTGTACCGAGAGGCTCGCGCTCTTCCGTGTACTTTATGCGGACGTCCCATTGTCTGCCATCGCCGCATACTGCCCGAATCAACCCCCCGAGATACCCGGTGGTAATATAGATATCCTGCGTGCCATTCCTGCGTAGCCATTTCAGGAGACGCTCCAAGACCGGCTTTGACCCGACGGGCATGAGCGGCTTCGGTAAAATCATCGTGTATGGCCTTAGGCGTGTACCCATGCCACCACACTGAATTACCACTTTCATACGGATCTCCTATGTTCTCAAAACCGCTCGGTTGACGCTGTCGATCACTCTATTTTTGATATCCATGAGTGGACTCGCCACCATGCATCGCGAGCGGTCCGACTAGGCTGTCCAAAGCGTCGGACAGCCATCAGAACTCTGTCGCTTCGATCACCCTTGGAGCAGTTGGCGTTGAAGCAACCAACGCACGCTATATCGTGCCGCCGCGTTTGGGGCTTGCTAAGACGACCTACCACCACGAGTAATGGTGTTATGTGGGATACTCACAAATAGGTATAGCTGATTGAATGCTGGCGTAGAGGTTGGCGCCCGGTCCGAGCGGAAGCAGTTCGTCACGTGATCCACCTCCATGCTGATCGAGAGCCGCCAGGTCAGAACCCGGCGGGTGAACCAATCAATCACCGCGGTCAGGGAGAGGATGCCTCGCGCCATGGGATGTAAGTGATGTCCATCACCCAGACGTGACTTCGAGTCGCTATACTGCGACGCCGTGTAGTAAATGGGGATAGATCTTATATCCCGTTCCACGCTTCGAGGTATTCGTGCGCCGGTAGAGGGCCTCGACCCCCATTCGCCGCATCGTCGTGACAACCCGCTGGCGGCCGACCTCGACGCGTTCGCCGCGCAGCGGAGGAAATTGCGGATATCCCTCATCCTTCGTCGCATCGGATGTTCAGGCCGCGTGATGGGGCCTGGACAGGAACGCCAGATCCTCGAGGCCGCTTTGCATGTGAAGCAGTGAGGTCATCTGACCCGCTGCAGCCTGGTCGTTATTGAACCCGGCCGCCACGAACTGATCGAACAACGCTACGAGTTGATTGGACGGTGCCGGATTGGAGAACCCGGCAATGCCAGGGCTCGGTGTTGTCGGGCTCGGTGAACCGCCGGATGTCGCCGCCGGTGGGTCCGTGACCGTCAGGATCTGAGAGGTGGAGGTCGCCGTCTCCCCCGATGTCGCGTTGCTCGCGGTGACGGTGAATGTGGCTACCGGATGACCGGTGCCCGTATATTGCGAGTTCACCGTGAGCCCGGTGAGTGGTGTTCCTGCCGCGGAGGCGGCCTCGGTAATGATCCAGGTATAGGTGCCAGTCGAGCCCTGCGGCTGGCTAGTGACGCTATCTCCGCTGGGGGCCGTTATCGTCTCGTAGCCTGGCACGCCGCTGATGCTCACCGACATCCTGTCGTCGGGGTCGACGGGCATTGCAGTGATTCCGAGCCCCAGCGATCCGCCCGCCTGCACCGTTAGTGCGGTGCTGGCGACCGTCAGCGACGGAGCCATTGCGGCACCAAGCGCGACTTCCGCCACCGAAGTTTGCCACCAGCCATTAGCGACATATTCGTTGGAGAGCCAGAATCCCTGCGGGTTGCTGGGGTCCGCGGCCGCGGAGGAGTTGAGCCCCCAACGCTGTGTGCTGCTGCCGTCGCCGGTGTCGAAAAAACCTGTGCCCGCCTGATACAGAACAGGAGCGCTGAAGGAGCCGGCCGGATCGGTAGCCCCCTGGAAGACGTAGTAGTCGGAGGGATACAAATTTGGTCCGCTGGCGGCGAAGTTGACGATGACATCGCCCGCCGCATCCACGGCGATCGAGCCGTCGAAGGTCGCTACGCCCGCACCGATAGCCGCGCCCGATATGTCGCCTTGCGCGACGAGGGCAGGTGCGTTGGGGTTGCTGACATCCATCTTGAACCAATGGACTTCAGGAAGGCTCGACCCAACCGGCATGACCTCGTACACGCCGTAGAGGAAGCCGTTGGCGTAAGCGAGGTTCTGGATCCGTCCGTCGCCCGTATCCAGGAGGAGGCTCGTCCCCTGCTGCTGCGCCAAGAAGTCCAGGCCGCCATCGCCCTGATCGCTATTGCCGAGAGCCACGCTCGTCGCGGCCCCGAACGTCGCCGTCGCCACATCGTAGCTTTGCACGGTAATGACGCTTTGTGTGCCCGATCTGGCAACGGACGCGTAAAAGCTTTTACCTGTGTTGGCGGCCGTGACCCGGGCGATACCCTCGCTCGGGGGAGCGAGCTGGTTCGCGACAATCGTCATCGTGCCGCCATTGTAAATGCCGCCGCCGGAGCCGACCGTATCGTCGATCACCCATTGCTCAGTGCCTACGAAACCAGAGACGTTGACGTCGTATTGGGGTGCTGTGATGTAGATATTAGTGCCGTCGACCGACACTGCCGGCTGATCGGATGCAGTCAACTGGCCGTTGATCGTGATCGAGGTGTCGAGTGAGGCGAAGTACCAGCCGTCATTTGGGTTCGAATCCTTGGAGACCGCGATGTCGATATTGGTGATCGTGCCGCTGGAATCGATATTGTCCATGGTCACGACATAGCGTTGATTGACGCTGTCATATGCCGCCCGCGGGTCGAACAAGGCGTTGACGGCCGTAGACCCGAGCGAGGCAAAGAAATCGTAGACCGATTGCGTCGTTGCTGAGCCGCCGGTGAGATCTGTCCATTCGACTTGCGAACCCTCCGCCATGACGATGTTGCCCGGCCCAACGGCCAGGGCGTTGTGCGGCGGATAGCTCGATGTATCCGAGATGCCCGAGAACGCGTTCTGAAATATGTAGGTCACGGCGTTGCTGGTGCCGGTGCCGGACGAATTCGTGTCCTGCGCCGTCAGCGTATTGGGGCCATTGACCAAGGTGACGCTGGTGCTCCAGCTACCATTGGCCTGAACCGTCGCCGTCCCGACCTGCGCCGCGTTATCGAGCAGCGTGACCGTCGTGCCGGCATCCGCGACATCGACCGTCCCGGTCACCGTCTGCGTCACGCTGGTAGTCGAGCCAGCGGGGCTGGTGATTGTCACCACCGGCGACGTTCCGCTGAGCGTATAGGTGACGGGATTGCTGGTGCCGGTATTGCCGGCCGGATCCGTGTCCTTGGCCGTCAGCGCGTTGGTGCCGTTGGTCAGTGTGACGCTGGTCGACCAGCTGCCATTGGCCTGGACCGTCGCCGTTCCGACCTGGGTGGTGCCGTCGAACACCGTGACCGTCGTGCCGGCCGTGCCGCCATCAGCGTCGGTGACGGTTCCGGTCACCGCCTGGGTCGCCTGGCTGACCGAACCGCCCGCGCTGGTGATCGCCACGACCGGTGTCGTCGTATCGATCTGCAAGATGCCGGCCGGATTGTAGTTGGTCGCGCCCGACAGATCGGCGTTGTTGGTCGCCGCGTCCTTGATCGTCGCGCCGCTCAGATTGAATGAGGACACGACGAGGTCAGGGGTATTCTGCCCGGCAGCCACCGTGTAGCTGAAGGTCAGGGCTGAGGTGCCGGAACCGCCGACATAGGCCGCAATCCCACTATCGTTGAGAGCGAGCGTCGGCGAGCCGCCTGCGGTGTTGACCGTCACCGCCTTACTGAAATTGACCGTCAAGGTCACCGCCTTGCCGGCGTTGAGGTCGCCATTGCCGCTGGTGATCCCAGTGCCCGAGGTTGTGATCGAGCTCACGGTCGGAGGGGTCGTGTCGAGCGTATAGGTCACGGGATTGCTGGTGCCGGTATTGCCGGCCGGATCCGCGTCCTTGGCCGTCAGCGCGTTGGTGCCGTTGGTCAGTGTGACGCTGGTCGACCAGCTGCCATTGGCCTGGACCGTCGCCGTTCCGACCTGGGTGGTGCCGTCGAACACCGTGACCGTCGTGCCGGCTGTGCCGCCATCGGCGTCGGTGACGGTTCCGGTCACCGTCTGGGTCGCCTGGTTGACCGAACCGCCCGCGCTGGTGATCGCCACGACCGGTGTCGTCGTATCGATCTGCAAGATGCCGGCCGGATTGTAGTTGGTCGCGCCCGACAGATCGGCGTTGTTGGTCGCCGCGTCCTTGATCGTCGCCCCGTTCAGATTGAACGAGGATACGATGAGGTCAGGGGTATTCTGCCCGGCAGCCACCGTGTAGCTGAAGGTCAGGGCTGAGGTGCCTGAACCGCCGACATAGGCCGCAGTTCCGCTATCGTTGAGCGCGAGCGTCGGCGAGCCGCCTGCGGTGCTGACCGTCACGGCCGTGCTGAAATTGACCGTCAGCGTCACCAGCTTGCCGGCGTTGAGGTCGCCATTGCCATTGGTGATCCCGGTGCCGGAGGTCAAGATCGAGCTCACCGTCGGCGCGGTCGTAGTCAGCGTATAGGTCACGGGATTGCTGGTGCCGATATTGCCGGCCGGATCCGCGTCCTTGGCCGTCAGCGTGTTGGGGCCGTTGGTCAGTGTGACGCTGGTCGACCAGCTGCCATTGGCCTGGACCGTCGCCGTTCCGACCTGGGTGGTGCCGTCGAACACCGTGACCGTCGTGCCGGCCGTGCCGCCATCAGCGTCGGTGACGGTTCCGGTCACCGCCTGGGTCGCCTG from Rhizobiales bacterium GAS188 includes:
- a CDS encoding mannose-1-phosphate guanylyltransferase; its protein translation is MKVVIQCGGMGTRLRPYTMILPKPLMPVGSKPVLERLLKWLRRNGTQDIYITTGYLGGLIRAVCGDGRQWDVRIKYTEEREPLGTIGPLSLLRDQLDSTFLVINGDILTDLHFNAFTTYHRERSSALTIATATRTTKMDYGVIEGTAGRVTQFREKPILSQLVSMGIYCMEPQVLDYIPSGVAFGFDDLMLCVMERGIPVHTFNHNGLWLDVGRVQDFQQAQELNWDDQPPAFEVVAAA